The sequence CCCGGCGAGACTCTCGGGATCGTGGGGGAGACCGGCTCGGGAAAGTCCACCTTGGCCCGTGCCGTGATACAGGTCGACCGGCCGAAATCAGGATCCGTGGTGTTCAGGGGCGAGGACCTCACCGGGCTCAACCGCAAGGATCTGAAGAAGGTCTGGGCCAATTTCCAGATGGTCTACCAGGACCCCTTCAGCTCCCTGAACCCGCGGTGGCGGATCGAGGACGTGGTGGCCGAGCCACTGGACAGCCACCGCTCACTGAATCGGCAGGAACGCCGGGCGAAGGTGCGGGAGCTTCTGGATCTCGTTGGCCTGGACCCGGACACCTACCTGCGGCGCAGGCCCATGGAATTGTCCGGTGGACAGGCTCAGCGAGTCGCCATCGCCCGGGCGATCGCCCTGGACCCGGCGGTCATCATCTGCGACGAGGCCATCTCTTCCCTGGACGTCCTCATCCAGGCTCAGGTGATCAACCTGTTCGAGAAGCTCCGCGTCGAACTGGGGCTGTCCTACCTCTTCATTGCCCACGACCTCGCCACGGTGAAGCAGGTCAGCGACCGGGTCGCCGTGCTCTATCTCGGCCAACTGGCCGAGATCGCCCCCTCGAATCGGATGTATGAGACGCCGCGCCATCCCTATACGCGTGCACTGCTGGACTCGGTGCCCGGCCTCAACCCGGAGACTGGGGTGGCCAAGCGGCCCATCACCCTGCCCGGTGATGTTCCGAGTCCGCTGGATCCGCCCTCAGGGTGCCGGTTCCGCACCCGCTGCCCTTTTGCCCAGGATGTCTGTGCTGCCGTGGAGCCGAGGCTGGAACCGTGCTCCGGCGGCGGATTCGTGGCCTGCCATTTCCCCTTGGACGACGACGGTCTGCCCACCAATGGACATCCGGAGGGCGTCAAGGACGCCCTGCCCGCGTAGCGCCTTTCGTCCGACGGAAGGTGCATGGTAGCTGCCGGCCAGCTGGGACAGACTTCCGTGAAGTCAATGTGACGTCAATCACTCTGACTGATCCTCCATCATCGTCCTCTTGGGAGTCGTCATGAACACCATGCACCGCCAGATCGGTCCGCGCCGCGGGCTCCTCGGCACCCTGGCCCTGGCGGCCAGCCTCAGTCTCGTCCTCGCTGGTTGCGGTGGAGGAGAGCCCGACGCTGAAGGCGAGGCCGGCGAAGCCGCCGCCAGCGTGGGCGAGCCGCAGACCGGCGGTGACCTGACCGTACTACTCGATGCCGGTTTCGCCGGCGGATGGTCCACCGGGCTGGACCCGGCCACCTCCAATACGGTCGGGGCCAACATGCCACAGAACTCGGCGATCTTCGGCGGGCTGTTCACGCTCGAGGCGGACGAGAACGGGCAGAACGCGGAGATCGTGCCGAACCAGGCCGAGAGCTATGAATTCTCGGAAGATGGGCTGACCCTGACGGTGAAGCTCCGGGAAGGCATCACCTTCTCCGACGGATCCCCGTTGAACGCTGATGCGGTGGTGTGGAACTGGATCCGTGCCCTGAGTTCCGGCAGCACGGGTACGCCCCAGCTGGACCTCGATCTCACGCGGGACATGCCGGAACTGGACCAGCAGTTCTTGGACGACCTCTATGCCGCCCTGCCCGAAGACGTGGATGAGGCTGTGATCGAACAACGGCTCGGAGCCGTCCAGGCCGTGGACGACCTCACCTTCGAGGTCCACTTCTCCGTGGCCAATGGTGCCTTCGTCAACGCCATGCCCTCCACCAGCCTGAACTTCATCGGCTCGCCCACTGCGTATCAGGAGATGGGTGCGGACCAGTACAGTCAGTCGCCAGTAGCGGCTGGGCCCTTCACTGTCGACGCCAATCGGTTGTCCGAACGTCTGGAGCTGACCAGGAACGAGGACTATTTCAAGGACGGCATGCCGTACCTGGACGAGTTGTCCTTCCAGTCCGTGGGCGGCGACCAGGTGCTGTACCAGACGTTGCAGGCCGGTCAGGGCGATGCGATCGAGGGTCTGAGCTCGGTCACGCTGATCGAGCAGGCGCAGGAGAACCCGAACTTGACCGTCACTCCCGGTGCGCCGACGTCTCCGTACGTGATCCAGCTGAACACGCGCAAGGCGCCGTTCGATGACAAGAAGGCGCGGGAGGCGATCTACTACGCCACGGACTTCGAGGCCATCAACGAGGGACTCTTCGGCGGTCAGGGTGACATGTCGCAGTCCTTCACCGCTTCCGGCGGCCTGTTCCATGAGCCGGAGGTCGAGGGATACCGCACCTACGATCCGGAGAAGGCCCGGAAGCTGGTCGAGGAGATCGGCGGACTCACGGTCGAGCTGGGCACCACGGACATCGTGACCGCCCGCCAGGTCACGACCGCGCTACAGACCCAGTGGCAGGACGCCGGGATCGACGTCACGATCGACTCCAAACCTCTCGGTGACGTGATCACCAAGTTCACCAGCGGGGAGTGGGAGTCCATGCTCCAGACCGCCGGCGCATGGGAGCCCGCTGCCGGCATCGGCGTGGCCGTCCGCTTCGGCTCCACGTCTCCGTTCAGTGGCACTCCGTTGCCGGAGGGTGCGGAGACGGCGACCCAGGCGCTGGAGGAGAATCTGAACACCGAACTCGATGAAGTGCTGACGAATGCCGCGTCCACCGTGGACCAGGAGGAGCGCGGCGAACTCTACAAACAGGCCGCGAAGATGATCTCTGACGAGGCCTACGGACCGTTCGGTATGGCCTTCTCCCCGGCCCAGGTGGTCCGAAAGGGCGTCCACGGCCCCGGACTCACCACGCCCATCCCGGCCCTCGTGGTCAACAGTGGGGTCCTGTATGACCGGGTCTGGGTGGAGCAGTGATGCCAGTCCGATGAACACACCGCCACACACCGCCGGCCGGGGGCAGCGCCCCCGGCCGGCGGTGTGTTCAGACAAGGTTCAGACGAGCTGGCCGTCGTCGCCGATCTCCGTGGGGTAGGTGATGTCGATCGCGTCAGCGGCCGTGCCGGTGGCGTTGGAGATCATGGCGGCCATCAGGTTCTTGGGCACCAGGCAGTCCCCGCAGACACCGTCCTCGGCACGGATGCGGGCGTCAAGCCGGTCACCGGACTCGTCGATCTGCAGGATGTAGCCGTCCGCGGCCAAGGTCTGGCGCAGGTCTTCGAGGGGCTGGGTGGTCATGGTTCCTCCGGTGGGGTGGCGGGAGCCGAGGCTCAGGGTGGGGCTGGCGGCCGGTGCCGTTCCGAGTGCCGGCATGGCCGTGTCGGGTCAATTGTGGTCCCCGGGCCGAGCAATCCTGAGGTGTCTTTCCGCCGCACGGAACATCGCCTGGGCGGGGAACCGGCGTCGTGATCTGCTACCGCGAGCTCTCCCAGGAGGCATCGAAGCGGCCGGTCTTCAGCGGCAGGATAGCCACCAGCGCCAGCACCCCGAGGGCCAGGATGTACAGCGAGATCGGCCAGGAGGCACCGAAGCTGGCGTAGAGGCTGGTGGCGATCAGCGGGGCGAACCCGCCGCCGATGATCGAGCCGATCTGGTAGGCCGTGGAGGCGCCCGAGTAGCGAACGTTGGCGGGGAACAGTTCGGCCACCAGGGCCGCCTGCGGGCCGGCCATGAACGACTGGGCGAGCAGGAGGACGGCGAAGCCGAGCAGGATGAGCACGGGCTGGGCCGTGTCCACGAGCCAGAAGAACGGGAAGGCCCCCAGGACCACGAGCACCGCGCCGGCTACGAAGACGGGCTTCTGCCGGAACCGGTCCGCCAACAAGGCTCCCAGGAGCACTGTGGCCAGGTGGACCACGGCGCCGCCGACGATCAGCCAGAGCATGGTGGGCTGGGGGAGGCCCAGTGCCTCGGTGCCGTAGGAGAGCATGTACACGGAGTAGAGGTAGCCGATGGCCGGGGAGGCGGCGGAGGCCAGGCCGGCGAGCAGGGTGGTCCAACCGTGGTGGCGCAGTAGCTCGCCGAGAGGGAAGCGGTGCACCTCGTCGTTCTTCTGCGTCTGCTGAAAGACCGGGGAGTCCTCGACCTTGAACCGCAGGTAGAGGGCCACGATGATCAGCAGGGCGGAGACCAGGAACGGGACGCGCCAGCCCCAGGCTGCGAACGCCTCCGGGGCGAGGGTGGCCGTGACGAGGATGAAGACCAGGTTGGACACGATGATGCCGACCGGCAGGCCCATCTGCGGGAATGCGCCGAACAGGGCGCGCCGGTTCCGCGGGGCGTACTCAACCGCCATGAGGACGGCACCACCCCACTCGCCACCCACGCCCAGGCCCTGGACGAAGCGCAGCACCACCAGCAGGATCGGCGCCCAGACGCCGATGGCCGCGAAGTTCGGCAGTAGGCCGATGCCCACGGTGGCGCCGCCCATCACCAGCATGGTGATCAGCAGCATCTTCTTGCGGCCGATCTGGTCGCCGAAGTGACCGGCGAGCAGCCCGCCGATCGGCCGGGCGATGAACCCGACCGCGAAGGTGGCGAAGGCGGAGAGGGTCCCGGTGATGGGGTCCTCGCTCGGGAAGAACTGCGGTCCGAAGATCAGGGCTGCCGCCGAGCCGTAGATGAAGAAGTCGTACCACTCGATGGCGGTGCCCACGAAGCTCGCGCCGAGGACCTTGCGCTGTTCGGCGGGGGTGGGGGCTACCGCGCCGGCTGGCGGCGTCGGGGAGTGGAGTGTCTCTGCGGCGGGAGCGACGGGGTGGTTCGAGGACAAGGATCGAAACCTTTCTCGGATCTGGTCACGGGTGCATCGGTGGAAGTCGTCGTGCGGTGATCTGAAACACATGTCACTATCCCCGTAGGGAGTTGGATTGTCAACAATTTTGTTGGCAGTTCCATAGGTTCGTGTCTACGCTGGGGGCGAGAGTGAGCATCCAGCACCGGCGCACCGGCGCTGACACCCCCGAAAGGAACCCCACCATGACCAGCAGTTCCCCCTCCGACCGTTCCGCCGGCCGCCTCCTGGTGGTCGGGGCCCATTCCGCTGATTTCGTCTGGCGTGCGGCCGGTGCCGTCGCCACGTTCGTCCAGGCCGGCGGTGAGGCGAAGGTCGTCGCCCTGACCTACGGTGAGCGCGGCGAATCCGGGGTCCTGTGGCAGGAGGAGGGGCAGACCGAGGAGAACGTGAAGCGCATCCGCCACCAGGAGGCCGAGAAGGCCTCCCAACACCTGGGTGCCTCCTTCGAAGCCTTCGATCTGGGCGACTACCCCCTGGTCAACGACCACTCGGACATCGAGCGGCTGGCCGACCTGATGCGTGAGTTCGCCCCGACCGTGGTGCTGACGCACCCGGACAAGGACCCCTTCAACCCGGACCATCCGGTCGCCTACGAGATGGTCCAGAAGGCCCGCCTGATGACTTCCGGGGCCGGCGTCGAGTCCGGGTTCAAGACCGCCCCCCCGAGCGAGTTCCTCGTCTTCGAGCCGCACCAGCCCGAGCTGTGCGGCTTCGTGCCGTCCGTCTTCGTGGACATCACCGCGGTCTTCGAGCAGAAGAAGGCCGCCATGGCTGAGATGAAGGCGCAGGTCTACCTGCAGTCCTACTACGCCGAGCGCGCCGAGCACCGCGGCAACCACGCCCGCAAGGTCACCGGCAACAAGGAGATCCGCCAGGCCGAGGCCTTCATGCGCCTGGTCCCGAACGTGGTGGACAGCCTGTGAGTGTCCCCTCCGAGGCCGCAGAGGCCGCCGCCCAGCTGTCCGAGGCGGAGCTGATCGAACGCTTCGCGGCCCTGCCGGTGGCGAACGTCGGTGACGCCATGGACCGGCTCAACGTGCTTGATTCCGGCATCCAGTCCGTCTGGCCCTCCGCCGGCGCCAAGCTGGCCGGCCGCGCCGTCCCGGTCACCGTGGCCGGCGGAGACAACCTGGGCATCCACGAGACCATTCCCACCCTGCAGCCAGGAGACGTGCTGGTGGTCAACGGCCAGGCGGCCACTCATCGTGCGCTGATCGGCGAGCTGATCGCCGGCCGTGCGATGGCCCGCGGCTGCGTCGGCTTCGTGTTGGACGCCAGCGTCCGCGACGCCGTGGACCTCCAGGAGATGCGCTTCCCGGTTTTCGCGCGCGGCACCACCCCAGCTGGGCCCTATCGCAACGGACCGTTCCAGTCCGGGGTGGCGGCCGCCGTCGGGACCGTGGTGGTGCACCCTGGTGACCTGGTGCTCGGCGATGACGACGGCGTCGCGGTGGTCCCGTGGGGGAGTGCGGCCGAGATCCTGGTCAAGGCGGAGGCCAAGCACGCCGCGGAGACGCAGCAGCGCGCCGAGATCGGGTTCTGAGCGCGCCGCCCTCACGTTGAGTCTGGAGCGATTCACGCTTTTGGCCGCCGAAAACGTGAATCATTCCCGACTCAACCGGGTGGCCGTCAGGTGAGCGGGTCGGCAGTCTCCGTGACGAGGTCGAGCTCCTCCACTGCGGGCCAGGCCGTCAGGGAGTTGATGGCCTCGTCCTGATCGACCTCGCTCCCCGGGCTGGAGGGCTCTTCGGCCAGCATGATCGCCAGCGACTCCAGTCGACCTTCGTGAATCTGCAGCTCGATCTCGAACGCGGCCTCACCGCGCTGGAAGCGTGCCTTCACCGGCCAGACCTGCGTGCGGGGCGCGATGCGCGGGGTCTCCTCGCCCACGGCCAGGTAGGCGTCCGTCATGAACCCGGCTTCCGCATCCCGCTGCTGGACCGAGTCCAGTTGGACCCGCAACGCCTCGACGCCGGTGACCCCGGGTTGCAACAGGGCGTCCAGGACGGCCGTCATGGCCGGGTCGGCGAGGCCGAGGTTCTCATCCGTGTTCTCCAAGGCCTGCCGGGCTTCTTCGTGGGAGCTCTGCAGGCTGCGCAGCTCGGCCCGGTCGGCGGCCCAGCCCGCCGCCACCACCGCGACCCCGACGCCGGCCATCCACCAGCGCGGGTTGCGCACCCCGTGCTCGGTGAGCCAGCCCGTGATGCGGGCGTCCAAGGCCTCGAGCGGGTCGGCCAGGCCCAGCATCAGGCCGCCGGCAGCCAGCGCCGCCGAGCCGCGCCCGATGGAGCAGAGGGGGACGAACTGTCCGCGTGGCCCGCCCATGTAGCGCGCGGGCATCCCCGCCGTGGTCCCGGCGGGCAGGATGGCGGCGGTGTACGCACCGGTGAGCGCCGCCGTCGTGATCCGGTACGCGGCCCGGGCCCCGGAGCCCAGGGGCCGGGGCTCGACGAGGCTCAGCCCGCCGAACGCCGCGGCCGACGCCACGGCGAACAGCGGCCTGGCGGCGAGGGGCGGAGGCGGGGCGAAGGTCTGGCCAGACAGAGGTGCGTCGGCGAACCATCCAAAGGACTCGGTCATGCGCCGAGCCTACGCGGCAGAGAACTGAGTCCCACGAATTGGCCCCGCAGAGGCGATACGGGGCCAATTCGTGCGACTCAGTTGGCCGAGGTCAGGACTCCAAGCCCTCGTCACGCTTCGGTGCCTCATGCGGGTTCGCCGCGGAGTCCGCGTCCTCCACCACGGGGGTGCCGTGGGTGTGGAAGGTCGGGATGGTCTTCATGCCCCAGGCCTGGCCCCTGGCGCGCTCCTCCTGGGTCCAGCCGACCGGCTTCCAATCCGGGGCCAGGATCAGGCGTGAGCCCTGGTTCGCCAGCTCGATGCGGTTGCCGCCCGGCTCCCATACGTAGAGGAAGAAGCCCTGCTGGATGGCGTGCTTGTAGGGGCCGTACTCAATGAAGATGCCGTTCTCCAGGAAGATATCCGCGGCTTTGAGGATGTCCTCGCGCGTATCGGCGGCGAAGGCGACGTGGTGGAGGCGGCCGGGGGTGCCGGTCCAGTCGTCCGAGTAGACCATGTCATAGGACTTCTGGCCGAAGGTGTACCAGTGGGCGCCGACGTCGCCGTCGTTGAGCTGGATGAACTCGGTGGTGTATCCGCCCATCACCTTCTCGGAGAACTCGCACACGCCGGCCATGTCCGCGGTGAGGTAGTTGATGTGGTCCAGGCGGCGGGCGTTGGCGCCGAAGCCGGGGAATTTGGACGCCTGGTTCTTCAGCGCCGGCCGGTCCTCATCCGTGGCCTCGTACCACTCGGTGTCGAAGTAGACCTCCATGAGGTGCCGGTCCGGGTTCTGAAAGCGGTAAGTGCGTCCGCGGCCCTGCTCGCCGTCCACCCAGCCCTCGCCGAGTCCCGTCGCCTCGATGCGGGCGACCGTGCGTTCCAGGGCCTCCGGGCTGTGGGCGCGCCAGCCCACCCGGCCGACGCCGGCGTGTTCCTTCTCGGTGAGCTTGATGGAGTAGGGCTCGTAGTCGTCCCAGCAGTGCAGGTAGGCGACCTCGCCGCCGTTCTCCGTGGTGCGGCCGACCTCTCGCATGGCCAGCAGATCCCGGAAGAACCAGAGCGACTCCTCGAACTTCGGGGTGTACAGCTCGACGGTGGACAGGTGGGCGATGTCGCGGATGCGTTCGGTCATGGACGGGCTCCTGTGGGGACGTGGTGCTGCTCGGAGAGCGTGTCACGGATATTGAACAAGATTGTCAACAAAATCATAGACAGTTTGCGAGGCTATGGCTACGGTCATAGGTATTCGACTCCATTGTGACCCATCTCACATTTGATCCAGGAGTAGCCATGACGTCATCCCGCCTGAGCTTGCTGTCCGCCGTCGCCGTCGCAGGACTTGCCCTGACCGCCTGTTCGTCCGATTCCCCGTCCGGGACGGGCGACGCTCCAAACTCCGGCGGATCCGACGCGGCGGCCGGTGAGCTCACCCAGGTCACGGTCGGCCTCGTTCCGCTGGCCGCCTCGATCGCCGTCGAGTACGGCATCCAGGAGGGCATCTTCGAAAAGCACGGCCTCGACGTCGAGATCGCCCTCGCCAATGCCGGCGCCGCCATGCTGCCCGCCGTGTCCAACGGTCAGATGGACTTCGGGGTCGGCAACCCGTTGTCCGTCCTCACGGCCGTGGACCAGGGCCTGGACATGAAGATCGTGGCTGGATACTGCAACTCTGCGGACGAGGGAGAGGACACCTCGGGAGTCGTGACACGGGTGGACTCCGGAATCGAGGACTACGGCGACCTGGCGGGCAAGACCACCTCCATCAACGCACTGCGGACCCTCGGGGACCTGACGCTGATGGACCTGGCCGAACAGGGCGGTTCCGATCCGGCGGACGTGAAGTTCGCGGAGATGCCGTTCCAGGACATGCCGGCTCAGCTCGAGCAGGGGAACACGGACGCCATCTGGATCCCGGAGCCGTTCCTGACCACCGCACTGGAGAGCCCCGACAACAAGCTTCTCGGCTACTCGTTCCGTGACTCGATCGAGGGCATGCCGACCATGGTCACGTTCACCTCGGGGACCTTCGCCGAGGAGAACCCGGAGACCGTGGAACAGTTCCAGGCGGCCATCACCGAGGCGCTCGCAGCCACGGACGAGAACAACGATGAGGCCAAGAAGCTCCTGCCGGAGTTCATGAACCTCCCCGAGGACGCGGCAACGGCCCTCAAGCTCGACGAGCTCGGAGGAGAGGTCCGCGAGGACCAGATCCAGGCCATCGGCGAGTTGGCCGTGAAGTATGGGTTCATCGACCAGGAGCCGGACCTGATCTCCATGATCATCCAGTAGGCCTCAGCGGCCGCCATCAGCAGGGATATGGAAGAATAAGGGGTCGTTCGAACGCCACCCGGGGCAGCGGGTGAGCGCGGGGTCGTTGAGACCGTCAGCCGCCGCGTCCGGATCACAGTGAGTGTTAATACAGCCGACCGCCACCGCGCCCTGGGGCGCTGGAGGCCTCGGCAAACCACCGCCCAAGGACCCCACGTGAACTCTTCCGCACCTGCCCCTCAGCACGTCCCCGCCCGCTTCGCCCCCACCGGCACCGGCCTCTATGCCATCTTCACGGCGGTCATGGCCGTCGTGCTGATCCTGTCCAACCTGGGGGCCTCCAAGGGCGTGACCTTCGGGCCCATCGTCACGGACGGCGGGTTCTTCCTCTTCCCGTTGGCATACATCATCGGAGATGTGGTCTCCGAGGTCTACGGATTCAAGGCCTCCCGGCGTGCCATCGTCACCACGTTCGCCCTCTCGGTCTTCGCCGCGCTGTGCTTCTGGGTCATCATCGCCCTGCCCGGTGCCGAGTGGTACGACGGCCAGGATGCCCTCGTCCGTACCCTGGCACCCGTGCCCCTGATCGTGCTCGCCTCCCTGCTCGGGTTCCTCGTCGGCCAACTGGCCAACTCCTGGCTCATGGTCCGCCTCAAGCGCCGCTCCGGCGAACGCCTACTCTTCGGTCGGCTGGCAGCCTCCACCCTGGTGGGTGAGTTCCTGGACACCCTCGTGTTCTGCTCCATCGCCGCCGGCGTCATCGGCATCACGGACCTGCCGACGTTCCTCAACTACGTCTTGGTGGGCTTCGTGTTCAAGTCCGTCGTCGAGATCGTCCTGTCCCCGGTGACCATGTGGGTCATCGGCCGGGTCAAGAAGGCCGAGCCGGCCTACGCCACGGTTCCCGAGGCGTAGGGAACCGAGACTTCACGCGCCCTCGGTCAACGACCCGGCCAGCGCCCAGGACCGGTCCCGTTCGGCAGCCGCCGGGGACGGCTACGTCCAGCACCCGCAGGCGGTGGTGATCAGACCCGAGGAGGCCGACGTCTCTTGAGCGGACGTGCGTCTCACCGCATCCCGCAGGGACAGTGAGGGAGACTTCGCGGCCCGGTGCAGGGACGGAAACACCCCAGAAACGGACGCTTCCTAGGTTGGGAGCATACCTACCCCCTCGCCCCTGGAGTGATGTCCCATGTCCTACGTCAGCCCCCCCAGACTTCGTGAAGCACATGGTCGACGCCGGTGAGTCCAAGGTCTTCATGTCCACCCGGGACACTCTGATCCGCTCGTTCATGGCCGGTGCCATCCTGGCCCTCGCCGCGGCGTTCGCCATCACGGTGACGGTGCAGACGGGCAATGCCCTCGTCGGTGCGTTGCTGTTCCCGGTCGGATTCATCCTCATTTACCTGCTCGGTTTCGACCTGCTGACCGGTGTCTTCACCCTGGTCCCGCTGGCCTGGATCGACAAGAGGCCCGGCGTGACCATCGGCGGTCTGCTGCGCAACTGGGGCCTGGTCTTCGTCGGCAACTTCGCCGGAGCCTTCCTCGTGGCCGTCATGATGGTGGTGACCATGACCTACGGCTTCCAGACCCCGCCGAACGAGGTGGCCCAGCAGATCGGCTCCATCGGCGAGGGGAGAACCGTCGGCTACGCCGAATACGGTGCGGGTGGCATGCTGACCCTCTTCATCCGCGGCGTGCTCTGCAACTGGATGGTCTCGACCGGTGTGGTCGCGGCCTTCCTGGCCAAGGACGTCGTGGGCAAGGCCCTGATCATGTGGATGCCGGTCATGCTCTTCTTCTACATGGGATTCGAGCATTCCATCGTCAACATGTTCCTCTTCCCGGCGGGCCTCATGCTGGGCGGTGAGTTCTCCATCATGGACTACCTCGTCTGGAACGAAATCCCGACCGTGCTCGGTAACCTCGTGGGCGGCCTCTCCTTCGTGGGCCTGACGCTCTACGCCACCCACTACCGCACGGCGGCCAAGCGTCAGCCGAAACTGCCGACCCTGTCCGACCACGCCGTGAGCCGCTGACCATGGACCCCATCATGCATAAGGCGCACGCTGCCGACCTCGTCAATGCCGCACGCATCCGTGCCGGTCTCACCTGGGCGGGACTCGCCGCCGCCATCGGGGCCGCACCGGTGTGGACCACGGCCGCGCTGCTGGGACAGCACCCGATGACCGCGGCTCAGGCCGGCGTCGTGGTCGAGATGCTCGGTCTGGGCGACGACGTGGCCGAGAGCCTGCAGCAACAGCCGAACAGGGGCAGCGACCCGGCCGTGATGAGCGATCCCACGATCTACCGGCTGATGGAGGCCATGTCGGTCTACGGGCCGGCGCTGAAGGCCCTGATCCACGAGGAGTTCGGGGACGGCATCATGAGCGCCATCAACTTCAAGGCAGACGTTACCCGCCGTGCCGATCCGGACGGCGACCGCGTGGTCATCACCTTGGACGGCAAGTTCCTGGACTACCGCTGGTGACCGACCAGCACTGACCTGTCCCGGCCGTCACAGACCGTCATCTGGGGCGGCCATGGACGGTCGGGGCGGCATACCGGCACGGAAACGGGCCCAGATGACGCCAGACCGCTGAACATGACCCGACGCTTGGCGGCCACGTGCTGACTGCCTAGGGTCGGAAACAGAATCACGAGATCCGGTGCTAAGCCCTGGCTGGCCGGACGGCAACCCTCTCACCGTAGTGGGGTGCTCCAGGTGATGATTCGGCCTCCGGTGACCACCGCGGGGCAAGTACGGCACCACCGTGAATGCGTGTCCCGGCCGCCAGGCCATGACGACGCCGTGTTCCGGGCCAACGCCATTCCGGTGTGCCATGGAAGACGGGGACACCCATGACGGACACCACCCACCTCGAACACCGCACCGTGCCGACCAGGCTGCCCACCTTCGAGGAGCTGCGGGCGGCCATCGGCCCCTCCGGTCCGGCGGACGCCCAGCTCACCGAGCACTTCGCCCCGGTCTTCGCGGCCATCGCGGCGGGCTCGGCACAGCGCGAGCAGGACCACGAGCTGGCGTTCGCTGCCATTGAACACCTCCGCGGCGCGGGGTTCACCCGGGTGCGGCTCGGCCGCGATCACGGTGGCATCGGGGCGAGCCTGCCGCAACTGGCCGACCTGCTGGTGGATCTCGCCGCCGCCGACTCCAACCTTCCCCAGGCGCTGCACGGGCATTTCATGTTCACCGAGCAGCACGAGAACGAGTCCCAGGGCGCGGTCTCCGAGTGGTGGCTGGCCGAGGTCGCCTCGGGGAAGATCTTCGGCAATGCCCTGGTGGAGTTGCCGCCGTCCGCGGGCCGCCGCCCCGTGCACTGGATCGATGCGGACCCGGACACCGTGCAGGCGGCTGCCGCCACGGGCACCACGGAGGTGGCCCGCCTGACGGGTGACAAGTTCTACTCCACCGGGGCGATCTTCGCCGACTACCTGCTGGTCTCCGCGGTCCGGCCCGGGCTCGAGGAGGACGGTCCGGTCTTCGCGATCATCGACGCCCGAGACCCCGGCGTGCAGCGCATCGACGACTGGAACGGCTTCGGCCAGCGGCTCACCGCCTCCGGCACCACCACCCTGGACCACGTCCCCGTGCGGGCCCAGCGGACCCAGGAGTTCAACGTCCCCACGGGCGTGCTGGCCTACACCGTCCTGTGGATCGTGCTGGCGGCCACCCAGGCCGGGATCGGGGCCACCGCACTGGCAGAGATCACCGCGTTCGTCCGGAGCCGGCGTCGTACCTATGACCACGCCACGGCGGAGACGCCGGCGGAGGACCCGCTGGTGCACCAGGTCATCGGCGCCGTGTCCGCCAAGGTGGTCTCGGCCCGGCACATCGTGCGGGGCGCCGCGGCCGTGGTGGAGGAGTCCTTCCTCCAGGTCCGGGGGCACACCGACCTGGAGGACCCGGTGGTGGTCCAGGCCCACGCCCGGGCCAACATCGCGCTGTCCGAGGCGTCGCTCGTGGTGTCCGATCTGATCCTGGAGGCCACCAACCAGATCTTCGAGTCCGGCGGGGCCTCGGCCACGGACGCCGCCAAGCAACTGCACCAGCACTGGCTCAACGCCCGGACGATCGCCAGCCACACCCCGCTGATCTACCGCACCCAGGCCGTGGGCGGCTACCGGATCAACGGCGCCATCCCGCCGTTCCACTCCACGGCCCGCAACTCCGCCGCCGCGGAGGCCGCCACCACAGCCACCACCACCACAGCCACCACCGAAGGAGCATGATGACCACCACTACCGAGCGCACCAACTCAGCCT comes from Citricoccus muralis and encodes:
- a CDS encoding VOC family protein — translated: MTERIRDIAHLSTVELYTPKFEESLWFFRDLLAMREVGRTTENGGEVAYLHCWDDYEPYSIKLTEKEHAGVGRVGWRAHSPEALERTVARIEATGLGEGWVDGEQGRGRTYRFQNPDRHLMEVYFDTEWYEATDEDRPALKNQASKFPGFGANARRLDHINYLTADMAGVCEFSEKVMGGYTTEFIQLNDGDVGAHWYTFGQKSYDMVYSDDWTGTPGRLHHVAFAADTREDILKAADIFLENGIFIEYGPYKHAIQQGFFLYVWEPGGNRIELANQGSRLILAPDWKPVGWTQEERARGQAWGMKTIPTFHTHGTPVVEDADSAANPHEAPKRDEGLES
- a CDS encoding ABC transporter substrate-binding protein, which produces MTSSRLSLLSAVAVAGLALTACSSDSPSGTGDAPNSGGSDAAAGELTQVTVGLVPLAASIAVEYGIQEGIFEKHGLDVEIALANAGAAMLPAVSNGQMDFGVGNPLSVLTAVDQGLDMKIVAGYCNSADEGEDTSGVVTRVDSGIEDYGDLAGKTTSINALRTLGDLTLMDLAEQGGSDPADVKFAEMPFQDMPAQLEQGNTDAIWIPEPFLTTALESPDNKLLGYSFRDSIEGMPTMVTFTSGTFAEENPETVEQFQAAITEALAATDENNDEAKKLLPEFMNLPEDAATALKLDELGGEVREDQIQAIGELAVKYGFIDQEPDLISMIIQ
- a CDS encoding queuosine precursor transporter; translated protein: MNSSAPAPQHVPARFAPTGTGLYAIFTAVMAVVLILSNLGASKGVTFGPIVTDGGFFLFPLAYIIGDVVSEVYGFKASRRAIVTTFALSVFAALCFWVIIALPGAEWYDGQDALVRTLAPVPLIVLASLLGFLVGQLANSWLMVRLKRRSGERLLFGRLAASTLVGEFLDTLVFCSIAAGVIGITDLPTFLNYVLVGFVFKSVVEIVLSPVTMWVIGRVKKAEPAYATVPEA
- a CDS encoding formate/nitrite transporter family protein, with the translated sequence MVDAGESKVFMSTRDTLIRSFMAGAILALAAAFAITVTVQTGNALVGALLFPVGFILIYLLGFDLLTGVFTLVPLAWIDKRPGVTIGGLLRNWGLVFVGNFAGAFLVAVMMVVTMTYGFQTPPNEVAQQIGSIGEGRTVGYAEYGAGGMLTLFIRGVLCNWMVSTGVVAAFLAKDVVGKALIMWMPVMLFFYMGFEHSIVNMFLFPAGLMLGGEFSIMDYLVWNEIPTVLGNLVGGLSFVGLTLYATHYRTAAKRQPKLPTLSDHAVSR
- the cynS gene encoding cyanase; translated protein: MHKAHAADLVNAARIRAGLTWAGLAAAIGAAPVWTTAALLGQHPMTAAQAGVVVEMLGLGDDVAESLQQQPNRGSDPAVMSDPTIYRLMEAMSVYGPALKALIHEEFGDGIMSAINFKADVTRRADPDGDRVVITLDGKFLDYRW
- a CDS encoding acyl-CoA dehydrogenase, with the protein product MTDTTHLEHRTVPTRLPTFEELRAAIGPSGPADAQLTEHFAPVFAAIAAGSAQREQDHELAFAAIEHLRGAGFTRVRLGRDHGGIGASLPQLADLLVDLAAADSNLPQALHGHFMFTEQHENESQGAVSEWWLAEVASGKIFGNALVELPPSAGRRPVHWIDADPDTVQAAAATGTTEVARLTGDKFYSTGAIFADYLLVSAVRPGLEEDGPVFAIIDARDPGVQRIDDWNGFGQRLTASGTTTLDHVPVRAQRTQEFNVPTGVLAYTVLWIVLAATQAGIGATALAEITAFVRSRRRTYDHATAETPAEDPLVHQVIGAVSAKVVSARHIVRGAAAVVEESFLQVRGHTDLEDPVVVQAHARANIALSEASLVVSDLILEATNQIFESGGASATDAAKQLHQHWLNARTIASHTPLIYRTQAVGGYRINGAIPPFHSTARNSAAAEAATTATTTTATTEGA